The Comamonas sp. GB3 AK4-5 genome includes a region encoding these proteins:
- the yihA gene encoding ribosome biogenesis GTP-binding protein YihA/YsxC gives MTNINPAFAAGQETALIDPKQAMGWMHTARFLTTAAQLHQLPPISVPEIAFVGRSNAGKSTAINTLTQQKQLAFASKKPGRTQHINLFSLGKQGVTDAVLADLPGYGYAAVSRSDKERWQRVMLNYLMQRESLSAVVLLCDPRLGLTELDEALLDAIRPRVAAGLKFLIVLTKADKLTRAEQAKILSITKLNAGGGEVRLFSALKKQGVSDVAQLLWHWCHPDGLQPAAPAAEAVDTAADADKA, from the coding sequence ATGACCAACATCAACCCCGCCTTTGCTGCGGGTCAAGAAACTGCGTTGATTGACCCCAAACAGGCGATGGGCTGGATGCATACGGCACGGTTTTTGACAACCGCCGCCCAGCTTCACCAATTGCCTCCCATCTCCGTGCCGGAAATCGCCTTTGTTGGACGCTCCAACGCAGGCAAATCCACCGCCATCAATACTTTGACGCAACAAAAGCAATTGGCTTTTGCGTCCAAGAAGCCCGGCCGCACCCAGCACATCAATCTGTTCTCCCTGGGCAAGCAAGGCGTGACCGATGCCGTGCTGGCCGACCTGCCCGGCTACGGCTATGCCGCAGTGTCCCGCTCGGATAAAGAGCGCTGGCAGCGCGTGATGCTGAACTATTTGATGCAGCGCGAAAGCCTCTCGGCCGTGGTGCTGCTGTGCGACCCCCGCCTGGGCCTGACCGAGCTGGACGAGGCCTTGTTGGACGCCATACGCCCACGCGTGGCCGCCGGTCTGAAGTTCTTGATCGTGCTGACCAAGGCCGACAAGCTGACCCGCGCCGAACAGGCCAAGATCCTGTCCATCACCAAGCTCAACGCCGGTGGTGGTGAGGTGCGCCTGTTCTCCGCCCTCAAAAAACAGGGCGTCTCCGACGTGGCCCAACTGCTGTGGCATTGGTGCCACCCCGATGGGCTGCAGCCTGCGGCCCCGGCCGCAGAAGCCGTCGATACAGCCGCCGACGCAGACAAGGCCTGA
- a CDS encoding cytochrome c, which produces MKLLASLLTAAALAAPAFSAFAAGENLAKPDLVKGEASFTAVCAACHGVDGNSTIVANPKLAHQHPEYLVKQLQEFKNDKRADPVMKGFSSMLSDGDMHNISAWLAKQPAKTGFATDKELVQLGERIYRGGIADRKVAACVGCHSPNGAGMPAQYPRLSGQHADYTVKQLQSFRDGQRKNSPQMKDVAAKMNDREIKAVADYIAGLR; this is translated from the coding sequence ATGAAGCTGCTTGCCTCTTTGCTGACGGCTGCCGCATTGGCAGCACCCGCTTTTTCGGCCTTTGCGGCCGGTGAAAATCTCGCCAAACCAGATCTGGTGAAAGGAGAGGCAAGTTTTACGGCCGTCTGTGCGGCATGCCACGGAGTGGATGGCAACTCGACTATTGTCGCCAATCCGAAATTGGCACACCAGCATCCAGAGTATTTGGTCAAGCAGCTGCAAGAGTTCAAGAACGACAAGCGCGCAGATCCCGTGATGAAGGGCTTCTCCAGCATGCTGTCGGACGGCGATATGCACAACATCTCGGCCTGGCTGGCCAAGCAGCCCGCCAAGACCGGTTTTGCCACCGACAAGGAACTGGTGCAGCTGGGTGAGCGCATCTACCGCGGCGGCATTGCCGACCGCAAGGTGGCCGCTTGCGTGGGCTGCCACAGCCCCAATGGTGCAGGCATGCCTGCACAGTACCCCCGCCTTTCTGGTCAGCACGCTGACTACACGGTCAAGCAGCTGCAGTCCTTCCGTGACGGCCAGCGCAAGAACAGCCCGCAAATGAAAGATGTGGCTGCTAAGATGAACGACCGTGAAATCAAGGCCGTGGCCGATTACATCGCTGGCCTGCGCTGA
- a CDS encoding lysophospholipid acyltransferase family protein produces the protein MLSLFRLLSALPLGVLHAIGGAMGWMAWLLSPTYRRRFIANTAQAGYRFSEVAAAVGHAGRMVLESPRLWMRTTQVNAIHGAEVVEAAWARGKGILYLTPHLGCFELSVQAAAQRWSGEHGPITILYRPAKQAWLAELMLTARNRAGIQAVPTTLSGVRQMIKALRKGEAVGLLPDQVPPDGQGQWAPFFGKDAYTMTLAARLALQTGATVVLARCERQSWGRGFELFFEGLPMELSAELDTAVLQINQAMERTIRQCPKQYLWGYGRYKQPRQDAPVGATTPEAGA, from the coding sequence ATGCTTTCCCTGTTTCGCTTACTGTCCGCACTGCCATTGGGCGTGCTGCATGCCATTGGCGGTGCCATGGGGTGGATGGCCTGGTTGCTGTCGCCCACCTACCGCCGGCGTTTCATTGCCAACACGGCGCAGGCGGGTTATCGCTTTAGCGAGGTGGCGGCCGCCGTGGGTCATGCCGGCCGCATGGTGCTGGAGTCGCCGCGTCTGTGGATGCGCACCACCCAGGTCAACGCCATCCACGGCGCCGAAGTGGTCGAGGCCGCCTGGGCGCGCGGCAAAGGCATTCTGTACCTGACGCCCCATCTGGGCTGCTTCGAGCTGTCGGTGCAGGCCGCAGCCCAGCGCTGGTCAGGCGAACATGGCCCCATCACCATTTTGTATCGCCCGGCCAAGCAGGCCTGGCTGGCCGAGCTGATGCTGACGGCGCGCAACCGCGCCGGCATCCAGGCCGTGCCCACCACTCTGTCGGGCGTGCGCCAGATGATCAAGGCCTTGCGCAAGGGCGAGGCCGTGGGCCTGCTGCCCGACCAGGTGCCACCGGACGGGCAGGGCCAATGGGCACCGTTTTTTGGCAAGGACGCCTACACCATGACGCTGGCGGCCCGGCTGGCGCTGCAGACTGGTGCCACCGTGGTGTTGGCGCGCTGCGAGCGCCAGTCCTGGGGGCGCGGGTTTGAGTTGTTTTTTGAAGGCCTTCCCATGGAGCTGTCTGCCGAGCTGGACACTGCCGTGTTGCAGATCAACCAGGCCATGGAGCGCACCATTCGCCAATGCCCCAAGCAATACCTCTGGGGTTATGGCCGCTACAAGCAGCCGCGCCAGGATGCGCCTGTGGGCGCCACCACGCCGGAGGCGGGCGCATGA
- a CDS encoding alpha/beta fold hydrolase, translating into MIDTIRHHLPHGITLDCRSCGAPGQPLLLFLHGFPEGAFIWDGLMPAFADRWRCVAPDLRGYGHSSRPEGLNAYRPEALVQDLVALIACESPGSPAACVIAHDWGGALAWKLAIQHPAMLQRLLILNAPHPGTFLRELQHSPAQQAASQYIHYLRRPDAAERLLADGGRRLLDFFRTPQGGLPDWLTPALQARYHAHWQSSLAAACRYYAANPLRPPRGEDQKIQSLQLPDALLHTDVLTRVLWGLDDAALLPALLDGLEQWVPHLTVERLPGASHWLLHEHPTAVLRNLRQLLMTSLPKNEQSLRTTAAPEADFPLDYG; encoded by the coding sequence ATGATCGACACCATCCGCCACCACCTGCCCCACGGCATCACGCTGGACTGCCGCAGCTGCGGCGCACCGGGCCAACCGCTGCTGCTGTTTTTGCATGGTTTTCCCGAGGGAGCCTTTATCTGGGATGGCCTCATGCCCGCCTTTGCCGATCGCTGGCGCTGTGTGGCGCCCGATCTGCGCGGTTATGGCCATTCCAGCCGCCCCGAAGGCCTGAACGCCTACCGCCCCGAGGCCCTGGTGCAAGACCTGGTGGCACTCATCGCCTGCGAAAGCCCGGGCAGCCCTGCGGCCTGCGTCATCGCCCACGACTGGGGTGGCGCCTTGGCGTGGAAGCTGGCCATTCAGCACCCTGCCATGCTGCAGCGGCTGCTGATTCTCAATGCGCCCCACCCCGGCACCTTTCTGCGGGAGCTGCAACACAGCCCTGCACAACAGGCGGCCAGCCAGTACATCCACTATCTGCGCCGGCCTGACGCCGCAGAACGCCTGCTGGCCGATGGCGGCCGGCGTCTGCTGGATTTTTTCCGCACCCCACAGGGCGGCCTGCCCGACTGGCTGACTCCGGCGCTGCAAGCGCGCTACCACGCGCATTGGCAATCCTCGCTGGCGGCAGCCTGCCGCTATTACGCTGCCAACCCGCTGCGGCCACCGCGCGGGGAAGACCAGAAAATTCAGAGCCTGCAATTGCCGGATGCGCTGCTGCACACCGATGTGCTCACCCGCGTCCTGTGGGGCCTGGACGATGCCGCGCTGCTACCCGCTTTGCTGGATGGCCTGGAGCAATGGGTGCCGCATCTGACCGTGGAACGCCTGCCCGGCGCCAGCCATTGGCTGCTGCATGAGCACCCCACGGCGGTGCTGCGCAATCTGCGCCAGCTGCTGATGACATCGCTCCCCAAAAATGAGCAATCTCTGCGTACCACAGCTGCGCCAGAGGCTGATTTCCCTTTGGACTATGGGTAA
- a CDS encoding lysophospholipid acyltransferase family protein, whose amino-acid sequence MSWSRWGVAMMHGLAKLPLPVLRGLGRGLGNLLFVLARPRRKVALRNFELCFPEVPEAQRKAWARESFVVFCQTFLDRSWLWFGSEALVRSRVKLVGATHELEGDTPTIVFAPHFYSMDAGGLALPLSTEREFTSIFATNPDPVLDDWFMTGRQRFGNVKMLNRADGVKPIIQCLRKGGLLYLLPDMDYGKNDSVFVPFFAVPEVATIPSLSRFARLGKAKVVALYNRMTPEGYVAELTPAWEHFPTDDHVADTARMNRELEAAIRAMPAQYYWVHKRFKTRPDGQASLYP is encoded by the coding sequence ATGAGCTGGAGCCGATGGGGTGTGGCCATGATGCATGGCCTGGCCAAGCTGCCGCTGCCGGTGCTGCGTGGTCTGGGGCGGGGTCTGGGCAATCTGCTGTTTGTGCTGGCCCGGCCGCGGCGCAAGGTGGCGCTGCGCAATTTCGAACTGTGCTTTCCCGAAGTGCCCGAGGCCCAGCGCAAGGCCTGGGCCAGGGAAAGCTTTGTCGTCTTCTGCCAGACTTTTCTGGACCGCAGCTGGCTGTGGTTTGGCTCGGAAGCCCTGGTGCGCAGCCGCGTCAAGCTGGTGGGCGCCACGCACGAGCTGGAGGGCGACACTCCCACCATTGTTTTTGCCCCGCATTTCTACAGCATGGATGCCGGTGGCCTGGCGCTGCCGCTTTCTACCGAGCGCGAGTTCACCTCCATCTTTGCCACCAACCCCGACCCGGTGCTGGACGACTGGTTCATGACCGGTCGCCAGCGCTTTGGCAACGTGAAGATGCTCAACCGCGCCGATGGCGTCAAGCCCATCATCCAGTGCCTGCGCAAGGGTGGCCTGCTGTATTTGCTGCCCGATATGGACTATGGCAAGAACGACTCGGTTTTTGTGCCGTTTTTTGCCGTACCCGAAGTGGCCACCATTCCCTCGCTGTCGCGCTTTGCCCGCCTGGGCAAGGCCAAGGTGGTGGCGCTGTACAACCGCATGACGCCCGAGGGCTATGTGGCCGAGCTCACCCCGGCATGGGAGCACTTTCCCACCGACGACCATGTGGCCGACACCGCCCGCATGAACCGCGAGCTGGAAGCCGCCATCCGCGCCATGCCGGCTCAGTACTACTGGGTGCACAAGCGCTTCAAGACCCGCCCGGACGGCCAGGCCTCGCTTTACCCATAG
- the metK gene encoding methionine adenosyltransferase encodes MANSDFLFTSESVSEGHPDKVADQISDAILDAIFTQDPHSRVAAETLTNTGLVVLAGEITTGANVDYIQVARDTIKRIGYDNTDYGIDYKGCAVLVAYDKQSQDIAQGVDKASDDELNTGAGDQGLMFGYACDETPELMPAPIYYAHRLVERQAQLRKDGRLPFLRPDAKSQVTMRYVDGKPHSIDTVVLSTQHSPDQSETATKMKASFTEAIIEEIIKPVLPKEWLQDTKYLINPTGRFVVGGPQGDCGLTGRKIIVDTYGGACPHGGGAFSGKDPTKVDRSAAYAARYVAKNVVAAGLARQCQVQVAYAIGVARPMNITVYTEGTGVIPDAEIAKLVAAHFDLRPKGIIQMLDLLRPIYAKTAAYGHFGREEPEFTWERTDKAAVLRAAAGLK; translated from the coding sequence ATGGCGAACAGCGACTTTCTCTTCACCTCAGAATCGGTTTCGGAAGGCCACCCCGACAAGGTGGCAGACCAAATCTCAGACGCGATTCTGGACGCTATTTTCACCCAAGACCCACATTCCCGCGTGGCAGCCGAGACACTGACCAATACCGGTCTGGTGGTATTGGCCGGTGAAATCACCACCGGCGCCAACGTGGACTACATCCAGGTAGCCCGCGACACCATCAAGCGCATAGGCTACGACAATACCGACTACGGCATCGACTACAAGGGCTGCGCCGTGCTGGTGGCCTATGACAAGCAGAGCCAGGACATCGCCCAGGGCGTGGACAAGGCCAGCGATGACGAGCTGAACACCGGCGCCGGCGACCAGGGCCTGATGTTTGGCTACGCCTGCGATGAAACGCCCGAGCTGATGCCCGCGCCCATCTACTACGCCCACCGTCTGGTGGAGCGCCAGGCCCAGCTGCGCAAGGACGGCCGCCTGCCTTTCCTGCGCCCCGACGCCAAGAGCCAGGTGACCATGCGCTATGTGGACGGCAAGCCCCACAGCATCGACACCGTGGTGCTGTCCACCCAGCACAGCCCCGACCAGTCGGAAACCGCCACCAAGATGAAGGCCTCGTTCACCGAAGCCATCATCGAAGAAATCATCAAGCCCGTGCTGCCCAAGGAGTGGCTGCAGGACACCAAATACCTGATCAACCCCACCGGCCGCTTTGTGGTCGGCGGCCCCCAGGGCGACTGCGGCCTGACCGGTCGCAAGATCATTGTGGACACCTACGGCGGCGCCTGCCCCCACGGCGGCGGTGCCTTCTCCGGCAAAGACCCAACCAAGGTGGACCGCTCGGCCGCCTACGCTGCGCGCTATGTGGCCAAGAACGTGGTGGCAGCCGGCCTGGCGCGCCAGTGCCAGGTGCAGGTGGCCTATGCGATCGGCGTGGCCCGCCCAATGAACATCACCGTCTACACCGAAGGCACGGGCGTGATCCCCGATGCTGAAATCGCCAAGCTGGTGGCTGCGCACTTTGACCTGCGCCCCAAGGGCATCATCCAGATGCTGGACCTGCTGCGCCCCATCTACGCCAAGACCGCCGCCTACGGCCACTTCGGCCGCGAAGAACCCGAGTTCACTTGGGAGCGAACCGATAAGGCAGCTGTGCTGCGCGCAGCTGCCGGCCTGAAGTAA
- a CDS encoding cytochrome c biogenesis protein ResB encodes MSENSPPASSQVRVFDGRAFLELLASMRFAIALLTIICIASVIGTVVKQHEAAVNYVNQFGPFWAELFLALKLNAVYSAWWFLLILAFLVTSTTLCLMRHVPKYLADLRNYKENIREKSLQAFHHKGQATLAETPQAAAQRMGAMLVGGGWKVKLQERDTAGGKGYMLAAKSGAANKIGYIAAHSAIVLICLGGLLDGDLIVRAQMWLGGKTPYAGGGRISDVPAEHRLSLNNPTFRGNLLVAEGTQAGTAILAQSDGVLLQDLPFSVELKKFIVEYYSTGMPKLFASDVVIHDRATGEQVEKRIEVNHPASYKGVEIYQSSFDDGGSSVKLRAVPFVAGGKPFEVQGVIGSSTELEQVGGAPGQQMSLEFTELRTINVENFAGQKTGGAGVDVRKVDLRSSIESRLGAGHKTATEKELRNIGPSIGYKLRDASGQAREYQNYMVPVDMEEGVPVFLLGVRESPSDPFRYLRVPADEQGSLDGFMRLRAALGDPAMLEEAVRRYARQAVPQERADLREALTQSALRAVSLFAGTPTADGKPNGGLQAISQFMESNVPEAERDRASEVLIRILNGVLFDLAQLSREKAGVKPLEPGEQTLSFMTQAVFSLSDAQYYPAPMAFMMEDFKQVQASVFQVARAPGKNVVYLGCLFLILGVFAMLYVRDRRLWIWLTPTEGGSQGQMALSTNRKMLDTDREFARLQEKLWAAPAAAAASQEPSA; translated from the coding sequence ATGTCTGAAAACTCTCCCCCAGCCAGCTCCCAGGTGCGCGTTTTTGATGGGCGTGCCTTTTTGGAGCTGCTGGCTTCCATGCGCTTCGCCATCGCGTTGCTGACCATCATCTGCATTGCCTCGGTCATAGGCACCGTGGTCAAGCAACATGAGGCGGCGGTGAATTACGTCAATCAGTTCGGGCCGTTCTGGGCCGAGCTGTTTCTGGCGCTCAAGCTCAACGCGGTCTACAGCGCCTGGTGGTTTTTGCTGATCCTGGCCTTTTTGGTGACCAGCACCACGCTGTGCCTGATGCGCCATGTGCCCAAATACCTGGCGGACCTGCGCAACTACAAGGAAAACATCCGCGAAAAAAGCCTGCAGGCTTTTCACCACAAGGGCCAGGCGACCCTGGCCGAAACACCCCAGGCCGCAGCCCAGCGCATGGGTGCCATGCTGGTGGGCGGCGGCTGGAAGGTGAAGCTGCAAGAGCGCGATACCGCTGGCGGCAAGGGTTATATGCTGGCGGCCAAGTCCGGCGCGGCCAACAAGATTGGCTATATCGCCGCGCACTCGGCCATTGTGCTGATCTGCCTGGGGGGCTTGCTAGACGGTGATTTGATCGTGCGCGCCCAGATGTGGCTGGGTGGCAAGACGCCCTATGCCGGCGGTGGCCGCATTTCCGATGTGCCGGCCGAGCACAGGCTGTCCTTGAATAACCCCACCTTCCGTGGCAACTTGCTGGTGGCCGAGGGCACGCAGGCGGGCACTGCCATCCTGGCCCAGTCGGATGGCGTGCTGCTGCAGGACCTGCCGTTCTCGGTGGAGCTGAAGAAGTTCATCGTCGAGTACTACTCCACCGGCATGCCCAAGCTGTTTGCCAGCGATGTCGTCATCCATGACCGCGCCACGGGCGAGCAGGTGGAAAAGCGCATCGAGGTCAACCATCCGGCCAGCTACAAGGGCGTGGAGATTTACCAATCCAGCTTTGACGACGGTGGCTCCAGCGTCAAGCTGCGCGCCGTGCCGTTTGTGGCCGGTGGCAAGCCTTTCGAGGTGCAGGGCGTCATTGGCAGCAGCACCGAGCTGGAGCAGGTGGGCGGTGCGCCCGGTCAGCAGATGAGCCTGGAATTCACCGAGCTGCGCACCATCAACGTCGAAAACTTTGCCGGCCAGAAGACCGGCGGGGCTGGAGTGGATGTGCGCAAGGTCGACCTGCGCAGCTCCATCGAGTCGCGTCTGGGTGCCGGCCACAAGACGGCCACCGAAAAAGAGCTGCGCAACATCGGCCCCAGCATTGGCTACAAGCTGCGTGATGCCTCGGGCCAGGCCCGTGAGTACCAGAACTACATGGTGCCCGTGGACATGGAAGAGGGCGTGCCCGTGTTCCTGCTGGGCGTGCGCGAGTCCCCCAGCGATCCTTTCCGTTACCTGCGCGTGCCTGCGGATGAGCAGGGCAGCCTGGACGGCTTTATGCGTTTGCGCGCCGCACTGGGCGATCCAGCCATGCTGGAAGAGGCCGTGCGCCGCTATGCCCGCCAGGCCGTGCCCCAGGAGCGTGCTGACCTGCGCGAGGCGCTGACCCAGTCCGCACTGCGCGCGGTTTCGCTGTTTGCGGGTACGCCCACGGCAGATGGCAAGCCCAATGGTGGCCTGCAGGCCATCTCGCAGTTCATGGAAAGCAATGTGCCCGAGGCCGAGCGCGACCGCGCCAGCGAGGTGCTGATCCGTATCCTCAACGGCGTGCTGTTTGACCTGGCACAGCTGTCGCGTGAAAAAGCCGGCGTGAAGCCACTGGAGCCGGGCGAGCAGACCCTGTCCTTTATGACGCAGGCCGTGTTCTCGCTCAGCGATGCGCAGTACTACCCCGCACCCATGGCCTTCATGATGGAAGACTTCAAGCAGGTGCAGGCCAGCGTCTTCCAGGTGGCCCGCGCGCCCGGCAAGAATGTGGTCTATCTGGGCTGCCTCTTCCTGATTCTGGGTGTTTTTGCCATGCTCTACGTGCGTGACCGTCGCCTGTGGATCTGGTTGACACCCACGGAGGGCGGTAGCCAGGGCCAGATGGCCTTGTCCACCAACCGCAAGATGCTGGATACGGACCGCGAGTTCGCCCGGCTGCAAGAAAAACTATGGGCCGCCCCGGCGGCAGCTGCTGCATCCCAGGAGCCATCTGCATGA